In Quercus robur chromosome 11, dhQueRobu3.1, whole genome shotgun sequence, the following proteins share a genomic window:
- the LOC126704552 gene encoding trimethyltridecatetraene synthase-like, whose amino-acid sequence MRYKPHNPPQTLTAMSSNSYQEMESFSSWALIVMASLAALAFLSKLLPFKSHQLKFPPGPKPWPIIGNLNLVGSHPPKSLHKLAQKYGPIMLLKLGSFPVVVASSAEMAKEFLKTHDHVFASRPKSAAGKYLSYNHRNITWAPYGPYWRQGRKIYASELFNSKQLDSYQYIRVEEMRAFLSRLCTLSGKPIMLKGHLFHLSLNIISRIVFGKKYASEPKYETPIITVKEFQEMLDELFFLNGVLNIGDWLPWLDFLDLQGYVKRMKALIKKFDQFLDHVFDEQKAKKEGVKDFVPKDIVNVLLQLADDPNVDIKLAHDNIKAFIQDLLAGGTDTSGTTMEWAMSELLKQPHLIKKATEELDKIIGRERWVEEIDIPQLPYIEAIVKETMRKHPVAGLLAPHLALEDCDVAGYKIQKGTRVFVNTWSIGRDSSVWDAPEEFRPERFLGKDIDVKGQNFELLPFGSGRRMCPGYSFGLKVISSTLANMLQGFNWKLPGNTKNEDLSMDEVYGFATSRKFPLVAVMEPRLPLHLYQM is encoded by the exons atgcgATATAAACCCCATAATCCGCCTCAAACTCTCACTGCAATGTCCTCCAATTCCTACCAAGAAATGgagtctttttcttcttgggcTCTTATAGTAATGGCATCACTAGCAGCCTTAGCCTTTCTCTCAAAATTATTACCCTTCAAATCCCACCAGCTAAAATTTCCACCAGGTCCCAAACCTTGGCCAATCATAGGCAATCTGAATCTTGTGGGCTCTCATCCTCCCAAATCGCTTCATAAATTGGCCCAAAAATATGGACCAATTATGCTGCTCAAGCTTGGTTCCTTCCCTGTTGTTGTTGCCTCATCTGCCGAAATGGCAAAGGAATTCCTAAAAACACATGATCATGTCTTTGCCTCTAGACCCAAATCTGCTGCTGGCAAGTATTTATCATATAACCATCGCAATATTACATGGGCACCTTATGGACCATATTGGCGCCAAGGCCGTAAGATTTATGCCTCTGAGTTGTTTAACTCAAAACAACTCGACTCCTATCAATACATTCGTGTTGAAGAAATGCGTGCTTTTTTGTCACGCCTTTGCACCTTGTCAGGAAAGCCAATTATGCTAAAAGGCCatctttttcatctttctctAAACATTATAAGCAGAATTGTATTTGGTAAAAAGTATGCTAGCGAGCCCAAATATGAGACCCCAATAATCACAGTAAAAGAGTTTCAAGAAATGTTAGACGAGTTGTTCTTTCTAAATGGGGTGTTAAATATAGGGGACTGGCTACCGTGGCTTGATTTCTTAGACTTGCAGGGGTATGTGAAGCGAATGAAggctttaattaaaaaatttgatcaATTCCTTGATCATGTATTTGATGAACAGAAGGCAAAGAAGGAAGGAGTGAAAGATTTTGTGCCAAAGGACATAGTGAATGTATTATTGCAACTCGCTGATGATCCTAATGTTGATATTAAGCTCGCCCATGACAATATCAAGGCATTCATTCAG GACCTACTAGCTGGAGGCACAGACACTTCGGGAACAACTATGGAATGGGCAATGTCTGAACTCTTAAAGCAACCACATCTTATAAAAAAGGCCACTGAAGAGCTCGATAAGATAATTGGAAGAGAGAGATGGGTGGAAGAGATTGACATTCCACAACTGCCTTATATTGAAGCAATTGTCAAAGAGACAATGAGGAAACACCCTGTGGCTGGATTACTTGCACCACATTTGGCTCTTGAAGATTGTGATGTAGCTGGTTACAAAATCCAAAAAGGAACTAGAGTCTTCGTAAACACATGGAGTATAGGGAGAGACTCATCAGTATGGGATGCACCGGAAGAGTTTCGCCCAGAGAGGTTTTTAGGTAAGGATATTGATGTGAAGGGTCAAAATTTTGAGCTTTTGCCATTTGGTTCAGGGAGGAGAATGTGCCCTGGCTACAGCTTTGGGCTGAAGGTGATTAGCTCTACTTTGGCTAATATGTTACAAGGATTTAATTGGAAACTACCGGGAAATACGAAAAATGAAGATTTAAGCATGGATGAAGTTTATGGATTTGCAACATCTCGCAAATTCCCACTTGTTGCAGTGATGGAACCTCGACTCCCTCTTCATCTTTATCAAATGTGA